A stretch of DNA from Papio anubis isolate 15944 chromosome 4, Panubis1.0, whole genome shotgun sequence:
tgtctgtttcttaaaGGAGGTAAAAACCCCCTAGTAGggtatcttctttctcttttccacaACAATATCTGGCATTTTATATGATTGTTATTCACGTCTTTTAAAGTCTGGCGACTCCCACTGCATTTGTATACTTACCAGCAAAAATCATTCAAGTAAGGCTACTTGTAGGGTTTCATCCCAAAGACCCTGAAATATAGGAgacctttcattttaaaacttctttaggTTATTTTGCCTTAACTGCTGAGATacttttttgtttcaaaagaacTTTTTGTTCCAGGAAAGTGCTTGGCATTTGGTAggtgcataataaatatttattaatgtagaAAATATGTTCCTGAGATTGAATTGAACAAAGAGGGAAAAGAGAGTACCACCACTGATGATAGAGACCATTTTGTGTCAGCAAGGAGCACACATTTGGTGAACAAGATTAAAAGACCTTCAGGGGATCCTAAGGACAGAAAAGGAATCCCTGCAATTATGGGAATTCCACAACTGATGAAAAGTATCAGTTATGGAAAACATGTGAAAAACATCAGTAGAAGCAAGGCAAGTCCATTTTGCACTATTATCTATCTCTTTGCATTGTCTTGTCATTTTTctcaagttttatttatatactaGTTTTGTTGTAACTGTTACTCATTACTTTAATACATTTAACTTAGGACATATAACTattataatctctctctctcttttttttttgagacagctttaAAACTTGGTTTGCATTGATAGTTGGTAAACTACGGCTTTGCTTGTAGATGACAGCAGAAGGAAATCGGACACTTGCCCAAGGACCTTTGGAATAGCTTTTGTTTGTCCTGCGATTCTTTAGtttgtaaccacccaatgggatcaccttgcccgctgcctagacagagtcGATTTATCAAGACGGGAATTGcagtggagaaagagtaattcacgcagagctggctgtgtgggagaccagagttttattattacttaaatcagtctccctgagcattcgggcatcagagtttttaaagataatttgctAGGTGGgtgcttgggaagtggggagtggtgattggtcaggttggagatggaatcatagggggTCGAAATGAGTTTTTCTTGCAAGAAAGCGTCTCCACTTCCAGATTCTTTACCCTGTGCCCTGGCTTTGTGGACACAGCACTGGCTACCAGTGACTGACTTGCACACTGATATAATGCTTATTTCATTTGGGGGAAGGGTGTCTGTAGTATTCTCATTTACTGAGAAATGAAAATTGCTTTTGACTTCACAGTTCAAACATACTCCCAAGTTAGCATCATCTGTAACAGGCTAAGGTGTAAGTGTAGCATACTGCTGTCccttgggaaattttaaaaaattatgattttctaatttttaaaaagatgttaatTCTAAAATATGCCCTTGTGGCTCCAGAATGTTCattctaatttttcacttttattgtgttaaaattCTAATGATCTATTAATGATATTAGATTATCacaaagaaaagcagggaaaACAATTGTACTCAAAATGTTTAtaacattacattacattattaataattttaataatcattttcatGGTTAGAACTTTTCAAATTGAAGTAGCCTAGTGAAAGCACTTGTGTGATATATGTTATAAATCTGGTCAATATTGCAGTAATTCTCAGTTCTTTCCAAATCCGATGTGTTTACTTAATTTACCAAGCTCATTTTCGCCAGTGGCTTTGCTTAGCAAATGGAGAAGAGATTTGAAGGACGGGAAAGAGAATTGGTcttgatctagaactagatataaTATGTCTGGCTCTGGTTTGAGCATATTTTATCCTAATTTATGAGCTTAGTGCTTAGAagtttgtttctaatttattctaAACAAGATGGGGCTTAATGAATAGCAAAGAAAATTCCAAATTtgaatttccctttaaaaatcacTACATttagtccgggcatggtggctcacgcctgtaatcctagcacttcgggaggccgaggcaggcagatcacgaggtcaggagatcgagaccatcctggctaacacagtgaaaccccgtctctactaaaaatccaaaaaaattagctggtcatggtggtgggtgcctgtagtcccagctacttgggaggctgaggcaggagaatgaagccgggaggcagagcttgcagtgagcctagattgcaccattgcactccagcctgggcgacagagagagacttctcaaaaaaaaataaataaataaaaatcactacatttggccaggtgcggtggctcatgcctgtaatcccagcactttgagaagccaaggtgggcagatcacctgaggtcaggagttcgagaccggcctgaccaacatgatgaaaccccatctttattaaaaatacagaattagctaggcacggtggcacatgcctgtaagtaatcccagctacttgggaggctgaggcaggagaattgcttgaacccaggaggcagaggttgcagtgagctgagatcacaccattgcactctggcctgggcaacaaaagcgagactccatctcaaaaaaaaaaatcactacattTTAGCACACTACTGACCATTTGccatatattactttaaaaatctattctatAACACACTATTTGGGCTAACAATAAATGGTAGTAATATGTGGTATTACATACTTCATAAAGCAGCAGTTTGGCAAGTATTTCTCTGAGTGCCAAACAACTCCTAATATAAGTGTCATGTTTAATTAAAACTGGTACTTTATTATTTAGTTtagttcagttatttttaaactaaatttactGTATATAAGTGTtgccatagaaaaaaaaaatcacagaacacTTGCCACCCATTGAAGGGGCTATACAGGGGAACTTACTGGGATCGATGAATTCAATGCCATTGCTGCTGAGGTTTAATTTCTTCAGCTCATGAACATCTTCAAATTCCTTGGGTCGAAGTTGGTTGATTTTATTGTATGATAAGTCAAGTTTAACAATATCTGGAGGGATGTTGTTTGGCACTTTTTTCAACTCtggaaaatttaataatatttaggtTATTATGCTCTTTTTGCCCCCATTTTCTCGGTCACCATTATATCTGTGTGATTGAAGAATCAGCTCTTAAAGAAAAGGGGTAAGGAATATCTAAAGCCAAAGAAAGTTGGTATGAAACAAGCCTTAGCATGTGCTAAATCTTCCAGTGACTTCCCATCTCATTGTGATGAAAGCCAGAGTCCTCACTAAGGTCCTATAAAGCCATTAAGACCTGTAGGTCATCCTTGTCACCAGAGTCAGCACCTCCTAGGTTCTAGAAAGCAGCCTGTTTATCAGGACTTGCTTACTGAACCCACATCTGCTGGGCTGGACATGGGGGTGGATGACAGAGCAACCATTGTAGGGCAAGCTAAAGTGGGTTAACCACAAATAAAtgggtagaaaaaaatgtttatgagaACACTCTGACACTCGGCCTAGGCAATGTGGCAGATCTGTGGGTGCtggaaaaagaatataaactgcAGAATCCATTTTGGGATTGTCAGCAGCAGTCCAGGGTAAAAATAGCATCCACAAGTAATACcaggaaatgcaaagcaaaggCTTTCCTAGTGTGGCTtagaaaaacacaggaaaatcTCATCTGCTGTGTTGATGAATAGAAAAATTCTTTACTTCTTTTACCTTAGAACTTGAATGAGAATTGCAAATACTGATGCACAGTGTTTGCTTTTGATGAagagtatataaatatacatttcccCAGACCAGAAGGAGAATTTGATCAATTCCCTTATTTCTAGTTCAGGTACTATGTGGTATGCACATTTCATATATACTGCTACCCCAAATTCTTGGTAAATGCCTCAACAAATACCATATTTACTTGATTATTACCCCTTACAAGCTTGCTCCTCCTCCAGCCAAACCTTGTTGATTTTGAGGAGGAAATTAGGAAATTTCTCCAGGTAGTTTCCCCATTTAGCAGGCTCTCTTGGTTGTCAGCCACCTCAGAAGTACTCTGAAAGCTTGTAATAGTAAGAAAAGAGACATAAATGGCCCTGTTTATTGCATATACAAAATTCTTAACTATTGTTCAAGCTGTAGTAAAATTGTGCCCTTAACTTGGGAGGCAGCTAAGGGTAATGTACCTGCATAACTCTCCCCCATCTgatgttagaaggaaaataacTCCTTAAAAATGGTAAACTATTCTGGTCAATGTGAAAGTAACAGCAGTTTAAAAACTCTGACTTTCACATATTCTTGGCAAATCCATTTACCTCAATATGGCATAAATATGCCTTTCAATTAGTCTCACatttattccctttgaaaaactaGGATTTCTTGGCAAAGTACCTGTTTCTCAGTGAATAaagctattatttctttttcttgccattaGATATTTAAGGGAAAAATACATAGTGATTATTGAGGTCTGTGTGGTTGAACTGGCACATATTAGGTCCCCTACACACACCATCTGACTCATTACAAGTCAGCTGGGCAAGGCTCAACTCCGAGTTGGGGAATCTGTATGCAGGTTCTCTATTTGTGACCATGTGTATGTGGTATACTTGTACAGAACCTCAGGTTGTCACACTTGAATTCTAGCCATGATTTTTAACTTCTGTGTATTTTCACTTTCAAAGGTTGCAGTCCAGTTATCATCATCAATCTAAGGCACATGGCTCTGTGGCAGCCACTACCAAAGGGAATTTAATAAACAAGACTTTTCCCTTTGAATTTATGGAAATCAGCAATATAacaaaaaatcatgaaatgaatCACTAGATTTATATAAACCATAGTTAAAACCATTTGTATTGATAGTATTAAAAGACAAAGCtacccttcatttttttttttcctttgagacagaggcttgctctgtcacccaggctggagtgcggtggcataatctcaactcactgcaacctctgcctcccgagttcaagcgattctcaggccccagcctcccaagtagctgggattacaggtgcccgctacaatgtctggctatttttttgtttgtttgtttgttttgtatttttagtagagatggggtttcaacttgttggccaggctggtttcgaactcctgacctcaagtgacccgcctgtctcagtctccccaagtgctgggattacaggcatgagccaccgcacccggcctacccTTCGTCTTATAATCTAAAATAATAGGCTCTGAATTACGTAGTCATTAACACTTGGAGAAACTTAAGTTGTTCTTTGATGACCCAATATTATATATGCTAAGTGTATATGTCATGAAACCTTATTTATATTGTGTTTCAGTAAatgatgtgtatttttaaagcagGGGGTATGAATTTATGGGGCATTTCTGGAAGGTTGTGTCTAGACAATAAGttgaagaaagaaagcaataaaaatgtacttatatttttataagctgatgtttttcaagataaaaatattatgggaaaaaaggaaaaaacacaaaagcagaaataggCTCATTGGGGGAGGGAATGGCCCAAGAGCATAAAAGCAGTGAAAAAGAGATATTTCCTCACATGTTATCTCTTCTTAGAACACAGTGTAGTCTCGTTGTAGAAGTTTTAAATCTTGTGTAGATGGTATTTTTCTCAGATAATTAATAAACTTAATActatttacttttctcatttacaCCTGATACAACAAGTGCAAATTCACTGTAGCTTGAGGTTAGATCCTCAGCAATATCAAGTATTCTAACTAAAATCTAGGAGAGTAGCTTTGTAttagtattaaaaatatgtaattccaGTTTTCAATCTAAGCACCACAAAGGAAATTCTAATAAACATGCTCTTCAGCATGAAGCACTAAGGACTCAGCATAACAATATCCGGGAAATTCTACCCACTCTGGCTACAGAAAAACTACATTTACTTACTCTTCGAAATTCCCTAATGCTTGCATTGTTGAGGCAGCTGATTGTTTGAATATGCTCAGATTAATTCTGGAAGATTGCAGGGTGAAGTAGAGCGCACATAGGCTCTGACTCAGGTAGACCAAGATTCACTTCTTAGCTTTGCTACTTACCTGTGAGACCCATGGTCAAGTGACtgaacctctttgagcctcattttcctcatctgtaaatgggaatgTTACTGTCTTCCTGGAAGTTGTAAACAGCATGTGTGTGGGTACCTAGAGCCTAGAATGGCATGTCCCAGGTTATGACGCTGTATGTAACTGCTCTCCTATGGGACTGAATTATATACCGTTCACAGGGTGTCTTGGTATGCAAACCTCCCTGTGCCACATGGCTGCTGTGGGATCTAACCAGGTGCCATCTTTACagttggggtggggggcgggggagtGGGGCGGTGGGGCAAGCCTTGAGCATGACTTTGCTGGTAAGTGGACAAATTTACTTCTGGTTCAGGTTGCCTGACAATGTTAATAAATTCCTGCCTAACATTCTCTTGGGAGGAGCCAGGACCTCCTCTCTGAACTTTCCCTTTCTCTTGcccttaaagaaacaaaacatagcaAAATTTCCCAAAATAAGTGGAAGAAATGATACCATGCTGTATATGAACCTCACTTAATGACATCTGGCTTTAATTTAATATTACAAATAAGTTATTAAACCATGCCAGAAATGAAACATATAGACATTGTTATATGGTTCGTTATTATAGGGTAGATTAGCAGTtcccagaccacactttgagaacatCAGTCTTCACTAACATGTCAAGAGCATTACTGAACTCTCCCATCTGTATTCTTAGCTCATGACTTTATCTTGCATGTGCAAATCCTGCATAATACTAGCACAAGATTGCATCGGTTGCAAAACCCAGTAATGATTTGCAGGAAGTAGGTAATATTCTAGAAAGATTTCCTTAGTCTCATAGTtaggttaaatattttaaatttagttctttaaatttttattgttttattctgggtaatttggaaataattaagATATAGGACATTAAGAGGCATTTATTAAaatcagctacttgagaggctgaggtaggagaagtgcctgaacccgggaggtggaggttgcagtgagccaagatcgtgccactgcactccagcccgggcaacagagtgacagtccatctcaaaaaaaaaggagcattTATTAAAACCTTGGGACTAAATGATAAGAAATACAGAAGCGCCATCACTTTCACTCTGTTTCAGAGTGCTCTCACAGTCCTGTTCTGCAGATGTTTTCTCTTTGAGGTTATCTTCTCACAGATGCACACCATGTTTTGACTTTAATCAGTGTAAGTCAGGTTATATAGATGGCATTTGTACTTATTTTCATACCCCTTGGTTTACCTACCTAAGTTAAATTGGATTTAAGATGAAAGGAACTCCTTACAGTGACAGCTTGCGATGTGCAAATGAGTAGAACCCAAATGGCTGCCCTACTGAGGATACCTCCTTCCCTCTTGTCATTGTCCTTTAATTACCAACTGCCTTGAGTCTGGACCCCAAAAAAACTTGGGGTAAATTCCATTGCCAATGGGGAAAGGTTTCTGGTGGAAGTGACATCGAGAATTCCAAGACATGGTGGGGTGTAGGGAGGATTATAAGATTCAAAGAGCATTTCAAGTTATTCATGAAAATGAAGAAGTAAGAAAAGTACAAACCTTTCCTTTTGCAGTCCAGTGTTTGTATGGGAAATACGTAATTGTGGCAAAAAGTCGAGTCCACCTCAGGCTTGATGACTGGGGGTCTCCCTGACACTTGGGGTTTCGGGTCCAgttgttccttttcttcttcattacaCAACTGTTCAGATTTTATCTGCcgcagttttttatttttttgttcttgtggaCTTTCACACTTGGCGTAGTTCCCCAAATTCCGGTTCCTGGGAATCTGCAACATTGAAATAAGCGTTTCTATCTCACAAGTACAGTGCCAGGGGTTGTCATAAAGACGCAGGTAGCTCAAGAGAGGTGTATAAATGAACACTTCCTCCGTCAAGACTTTGATCTGGTTGTGCTGCAGTAAGAGGGTGGTGAGTTTGTTTAAACCAAAGAACGCCTCACTTTCAATTTTAGAGATCTCATTCTGCTGCAGATCCAGgcttttcagctttttaaacttGGAAAACATGTTGTTCTTCAATATGCGGATCTTGTTTCTTGCTAGCAGCATGTGCAGCAAATCCTGAGGCCAACCAGGCAGCACAtaaactaattttctttcttgacaaTCTAAGTATTTCTCATGGAGATATGTGTACACGTCACACGGGAGGCTTGGTGCATAGCGTTTGACCGGGTTGGAGCCTCTCCGGCCTCCACCCGCCCGGCCATGATTCACTCGGCTTCTCACAGTGCTTGAGCTTGCTTTGCGCAGCTCAGCAGCTTTGCAAAAGCAGAGCAAGATTACAATGGTAACCACACGCATCCTGACATCCAGCTGGCCCCAATTACTTCGTGTTACAGACGGAACAATGAAAGTATTCCTTTGAAATCCAAGTTTGG
This window harbors:
- the LRRC17 gene encoding leucine-rich repeat-containing protein 17, whose product is MRVVTIVILLCFCKAAELRKASSSTVRSRVNHGRAGGGRRGSNPVKRYAPSLPCDVYTYLHEKYLDCQERKLVYVLPGWPQDLLHMLLARNKIRILKNNMFSKFKKLKSLDLQQNEISKIESEAFFGLNKLTTLLLQHNQIKVLTEEVFIYTPLLSYLRLYDNPWHCTCEIETLISMLQIPRNRNLGNYAKCESPQEQKNKKLRQIKSEQLCNEEEKEQLDPKPQVSGRPPVIKPEVDSTFCHNYVFPIQTLDCKRKELKKVPNNIPPDIVKLDLSYNKINQLRPKEFEDVHELKKLNLSSNGIEFIDPTAFLGLTHLEELDLSNNSLQNFDYGVLEDLYFLKLLWLRDNPWRCDYNIHYLYYWLKHHYNVHFNGLECKTPEEYKGWSVGKYIRSYYEECPKDKLPAYPESFDQDTEDDEWEKKHRDHTAKKQSVIITIVG